In Aspergillus luchuensis IFO 4308 DNA, chromosome 1, nearly complete sequence, the following are encoded in one genomic region:
- the COX6 gene encoding cytochrome c oxidase subunit VI (BUSCO:EOG0926522L;~COG:C;~EggNog:ENOG410PPDG;~InterPro:IPR036545,IPR003204;~PFAM:PF02284;~go_component: GO:0005743 - mitochondrial inner membrane [Evidence IEA];~go_function: GO:0004129 - cytochrome-c oxidase activity [Evidence IEA]), which yields MSPISVFRVATRAVRPSGFIRAAQLPRPRVQAPVALAIARPSFSTSAKRFGGHHEDETYEEFSARFEKEFDGVQDVFELQRNLNNCFAYDLVPSVEVLTAALKAARRVNDYPTAVRIFEGVKAKVETQEQYKQYLEALEGLRQELGVALREELYPEEA from the exons ATGTCGCCCATCTCCGTCTTCCGCGTCGCGACCCGCGCCGTCCGCCCTTCCGGCTTCATCAGAGCTGCTCAATTGCCCCGTCCCCGGGTGCAGGCCCCCGTTGCTCTGGCTATCGCCCGTCCCAGCTTCAGCACCTCCGCTAAGCGCTTCGGCGGTCACCACGAGGACGAGACATACGAGGAGTTCTCTGCCAG ATTCGAGAAGGAATTCGACGGTGTCCAGGATGTCTTCGAGCTCCAG CGTAATCTCAACAACTGCTTCGCCTACGATCTCGTTCCCTCCGTTGAGGTCCTCACCGCTGCTCTGAAGGCTGCTCGTCGCGTCAACGACTACCCCACCGCTGTCCGGATCTTCGAGG GTgtcaaggccaaggtcgAGACCCAGGAGCAGTACAAGCAATACCTTGAGGCCCTTGAGGGTCTCCGCCAGGAGCTGGGTGTTGCTCTCCGTGAGGAGCTCTACCCCGAGGAGGCGTAA
- a CDS encoding glycosyltransferase family 15 protein (CAZy:GT15;~COG:G;~EggNog:ENOG410PIMR;~InterPro:IPR029044,IPR002685;~PFAM:PF01793;~SECRETED:SignalP(1-32);~go_component: GO:0016020 - membrane [Evidence IEA];~go_function: GO:0000030 - mannosyltransferase activity [Evidence IEA];~go_process: GO:0006486 - protein glycosylation [Evidence IEA]), whose translation MAVARPIRMLGASCIILILFLIFQMNKTPVISKGPYATQPYEGITSDPLKEPTGEPTGHLWRATDGDYSPDSTDSPRASAALISLVRNEELNELIPSMRDLERTWNSKFNYPWIFFNDVPFTEEFKKRTQAETKAKCYYEQVPKEHWEVPEWINWDLFKESAQILKEKNIQYSDKVSYHQMCRWNSGLFYKHPALAKYRYYWRVEPKVKFFCDVDYDVFRYMADYNITYGFTINLFDAPESIPSLWPETKKFLAANPSYVSDNNMMNWLTDDQLRPEHTEGGNGYSTCHFWSNFEIGDMEFFRGEQYSAYFDHLDRSGGFFYERWGDAPVHSIGVGLFADAAKVHWFRDIGYNHIPYYNCPNSPKCSGCTPGKMYAGESWLAKEDCRPSYFHHVGTH comes from the exons ATGGCTGTCGCAAGGCCCATTCGCATGCTCGGTGCCTCgtgcatcatcctcatcctcttcctgatTTTCCAGATGAACAAAACGCCCGTCATTAGTAAGGGGCCATACGCAACACAGCCGTATGAGGGCATAACTTCAGATCCTCTCAAAGAGC CAACTGGAGAACCGACAGGCCACTTATGGCGTGCGACAGATGGCGACTATTCTCCCGACAGCACCGACTCCCCTCGGGCCAGCGCGGCACTGATCTCTCTCGTCCGCAACGAGGAGCTTAACGAGCTGATTCCATCCATGCGTGATCTCGAGCGCACCTGGAACAGCAAGTTCAACTACccctggatcttcttcaacgaTGTGCCGTTCACTGAGGAATTCAAGAAGCGCACACAGGCGGAAACCAAGGCGAAATGCTACTACG AGCAGGTGCCTAAGGAACACTGGGAAGTCCCTGAGTGGATCAATTGGGATCTCTTCAAAGAGTCGGCGCAGatcctgaaggagaagaacatccagTATAGCGATAAGGTCTCCTACCACCAGATGTGCCGCTGGAACAGTGGCCTGTTCTACAAGCACCCCGCTCTTGCCAAATACCGTTACTACTGGCGTGTCGAGCCCAAGGTCAAGTTCTTCTGTGACGTGGACTACGACGTTTTCCGTTACATGGCCGACTACAACATCACATACGGTTTCACCATCAATCTTTTCGACGCTCCGGAGAGTATTCCATCTCTTTGGCCCGAGACCAAGAAGTTCCTCGCCGCAAACCCCTCCTATGTTTCGGACAACAACATGATGAACTGGCTCACTGATGACCAACTCCGCCCGGAGCACACCGAAGGAGGAAATGGTTATTCTACCTGCCATTTCTGGTCCAACTTCGAGATCGGAGACATGGAGTTCTTCCGGGGCGAGCAGTATTCTGCTTACTTTGACCATCTGGATCGGTCTGGTGGTTTCTTCTACGAGAGATGGGGCGATGCTCCTGTACATTCCATTGGTGTTGGTCTCTTCGCGGACGCAGCCAAGGTTCATTG GTTCCGTGACATCGGTTACAATCACATTCCCTACTACAACTGCCCCAACTCGCCGAAGTGTTCCGGCTGCACACCTGGCAAGATGTATGCTGGTGAATCTTGGCTGGCTAAGGAGGATTGCCGGCCTAGCTACTTCCATCATGTCGGAACACACTAG
- a CDS encoding putative gamma-tubulin complex component GCP5 (COG:Z;~EggNog:ENOG410PFIT;~InterPro:IPR007259,IPR041470,IPR042241,IPR040457;~PFAM:PF04130,PF17681;~go_component: GO:0000922 - spindle pole [Evidence IEA];~go_component: GO:0005815 - microtubule organizing center [Evidence IEA];~go_function: GO:0043015 - gamma-tubulin binding [Evidence IEA];~go_process: GO:0000226 - microtubule cytoskeleton organization [Evidence IEA];~go_process: GO:0007020 - microtubule nucleation [Evidence IEA]) produces MAVAANVSALTDELIIAVAKSDRKDTPHFRNLKRRTEDTFKSHAYARTDQFAVASQLEGLQEKFQVLCRDELADALRIRLTELQEHQSSWFPEILSLLLQLADRPAQRSRVDQVVAAKPREEAKALVWDELDAAGSAYCGENIWEDVDYGADSSDEDLASVSTDSYHTRNQPETSVTTEEDYMIPDEVFTSGENDELIDSIAKAQFWRDKESPVTDKAGPASQVITELQVVRETIFMLQGLPTSLFWRVDGNIEIDRRFTIADLSNEAFLSLMRSLSSTGAKLDVLRQFCNAPQDIPYMQTFHRGLESCLRKFDLFLSNVQHQYLAQASIVSISLLQLSEDVWQESRLPLMLSDLVSSLMPSTSDTATQCLDSLYDLVCLTQAAGDDGIFETLAELFFSCFETYAHPIRMWMEKGQLDDSAAEFFICNNQNDSDLRTLWHDWYALDKASMLPNLPKFIQPFAHKIFITGKSMVFLRHLNTTEDDESPRKVSLTLNEVLPPDSSSFCLPFSVLLESSFGRLVDENHGHTSALLRRELGQKCGLWTSLQGLEYIYLGRDMSIFGPIDSKIFELIDRGKGTWSDRFLLTEVAQSAFSTLPFIDPSRLIVRTPKEAHSNAVSRSRSVKVLDAISFDYILPWPVANIITKDTLLGYRRISTFLMQLRRAKHTIVKQRLQHNNQSDKIQDSRNNTLSYALRHNMLWFLNVVYSHMTDFVISAAAHSLGKDLSASADVDAMIAAHRSFMHSLEEQCLLSANLNALHQAIITILDLCVSFADIQNSRYGDHNLDPTPTATKSAKSMHRKNAQYSEPDQDDPSDEDDDDDDDSDADEDNLAASFHEAHYMQRLRDIKDQFNRLLAFIVTGLRGVGRVDGQLSWEILAEKLEWRKASGQQQSLVR; encoded by the exons ATGGCCGTCGCAGCCAATGTGAGCGCGCTGACAGACGAGCTAATTATAGCCGTTGCGAAGTCCGATAGAAAG GACACTCCACATTTCAGGAATTTAAAACGTCGGACCGAAGACACTTTCAAGTCGCATGCTTATGCGCGCACGGATCAATTCGCCGTCGCCAGCCAACTTGAAGGGCTGCAGGAGAAATTCCAAGTCCTTTGTAGGGATGAGCTGGCTGATGCTTTGCGTATCCGACTAACGGAGCTGCAAGAGCACCAAAGCTCATGGTTCCCCGAAATTCTATCTTTACTGCTGCAGCTGGCAGACCGCCCTGCGCAGCGGTCCAGGGTAGATCAAGTGGTAGCAGCCAAGCCCAGAGAGGAAGCGAAAGCACTTGTCTGGGATGAATTGGACGCCGCTGGATCAGCATATTGTGGCGAGAATATCTGGGAAGATGTAGATTATGGCGCTGATTCCTCTGACGAGGACCTTGCATCAGTGTCCACTGACAGCTACCATACACGCAATCAGCCAGAAACGTCTGTCACAACAGAGGAGGACTATATGATCCCTGACGAGGTCTTCACCTCTGGAGAAAATGATGAACTCATTGATTCGATTGCTAAAGCACAATTCTGGAGAGACAAGGAGAGTCCGGTCACTGACAAGGCTGGTCCCGCTTCTCAAGTTATTACCGAGCTTCAGGTAGTAAGGGAAACCATATTCATGTTGCAAGGTCTCCCTACGTCTCTGTTTTGGCGAGTTGATGGTAATATCGAAATAGACCGAAGATTCACCATTGCAGACCTGTCAAATGAGGCATTCCTCTCATTAATGCGATCACTCAGCTCGACAGGAGCGAAACTGGACGTCCTTAGGCAATTTTGCAACGCGCCACAGGATATTCCATATATGCAAACGTTTCACCGGGGCCTGGAGAGCTGTCTAAGAAAGTTCGACTTGTTTCTATCTAACGTGCAACACCAGTACCTTGCTCAGGCGTCAATCGTGTCCATCAGTCTTCTGCAGCTCTCTGAGGATGTTTGGCAGGAGTCCAGACTGCCTTTGATGTTATCTGACCTTGTGTCTAGCCTAATGCCTAGCACTTCAGATACTGCTACGCAATGCCTCGACTCACTTTATGATCTCGTGTGCCTGACACAAGCTGCTGGCGACGATGGCATATTCGAGACACTTGCTGAGTTGTTCTTCTCATGCTTCGAAACCTATGCACATCCCATCCGTATGTGGATGGAAAAAGGCCAGTTGGATGACTCTGCAGCTGAATTTTTCATATGCAACAATCAAAACGACAGTGACCTGCGAACGCTATGGCATGACTGGTACGCATTGGATAAGGCATCGATGCTCCCGAATTTACCGAAGTTTATCCAACCTTTTGCACACAAGATCTTCATAACTGGCAAAAGCATGGTTTTTCTGCGACATCTGAATACGACCGAGGACGACGAGAGCCCAAGGAAGGTCTCCTTAACGTTGAACGAAGTATTACCGCCAGACTCATCCTCTTTCTGCCTCCCATTCTCCGTCCTACTCGAGTCTTCATTCGGAAGATTAGTCGATGAAAATCATGGCCACACTTCGGCTCTGCTAAGGAGAGAGCTTGGCCAGAAATGTGGCTTATGGACGTCACTCCAAGGACTCGAGTATATCTATCTCGGCAGAGATATGAGCATCTTCGGACCAATCGACAGCAAGATATTCGAGCTCATCGATAGAGGGAAAGGCACTTGGAGCGATCGATTCCTGCTCACTGAAGTGGCCCAAAGCGCCTTCAGTACCCTGCCATTCATCGATCCTTCTAGGCTTATTGTCCGAACACCCAAAGAAGCACACAGCAATGCAGTTAGCCGCAGCCGCTCGGTCAAGGTACTGGACGCCATTTCATTCGACTACATCTTGCCTTGGCCTGTAGCCAATATAATCACAAAGGATACTCTTTTGGGCTACCGGCGAATCTCTACATTCCTCATGCAACTCCGCAGAGCCAAACACACAATAGTAAAACAACGACTGCAGCACAATAACCAATCCGATAAGATCCAAGACTCAAGGAACAACACGCTGAGCTACGCTCTCAGACACAACATGCTCTGGTTTCTGAACGTTGTATACAGTCACATGACGGATTTTGTGATCTCTGCAGCGGCGCATTCCCTGGGAAAAGAcctttctgcttctgcagaCGTGGACGCCATGATAGCGGCGCATCGCTCCTTCATGCACTCCCTAGAGGAACAATGCCTCTTATCCGCCAACCTAAATGCTCTTCACCAagctatcatcaccatccttgaCCTCTGCGTCAGCTTCGCAGACATCCAAAACTCACGCTATGGTGACCATAACCTCGACCCGACGCCCACCGCTACTAAGAGCGCAAAATCTATGCATCGCAAGAATGCACAGTACTCTGAACCTGACCAGGATGACCCAAgcgatgaggacgatgacgatgacgatgattccGACGCAGACGAAGACAACCTCGCTGCCTCATTTCACGAAGCGCACTACATGCAACGACTCCGAGATATCAAAGACCAGTTCAATCGTCTGTTAGCGTTCATTGTGACTGGTCTGAGGGGTGTAGGGCGTGTCGATGGCCAACTAAGTTGGGAGATACTGGCCGAGAAGCTCGAATGGAGGAAGGCAAGCGGTCAGCAGCAGAGTCTTGTACGGTAA